Proteins from a single region of Corvus moneduloides isolate bCorMon1 chromosome 19, bCorMon1.pri, whole genome shotgun sequence:
- the CDC42EP4 gene encoding cdc42 effector protein 4: MPILKQLVSNSAHSKRRSRADLTAEMISAPLGDFRHTMHVGRAGDAFGDTSFLTSKAGEPVPDVGEEPGASKPSLLSRRFRSSKRSQSVTRGDRRDMLGSLRDSALFVKNAVSLPQLNEKDVDRSAGQLPKSLSSSPVKKLPEEMSPEEQQRPNGAAAGPLSPGLDERDFGDITDLPVVVAKSGAGLKHAESIMSFHIDLGPSMLGDVLSIMDKDQWEQDEDPDVEESREEEEGEPAPPGSPLVAVAAPPSQSPAHGAGGRSPRDSSPASSCTSGPEERSPVPRPPSQRGGPLKRPDKEFSFADEDDDEIRV; the protein is encoded by the coding sequence ATGCCGATCCTCAAGCAACTCGTGTCCAACTCTGCCCACTCCAAGCGCCGCTCGCGGGCCGACCTGACGGCCGAGATGATCAGCGCGCCCCTGGGGGACTTCCGCCACACCATGCACGTGGGCCGCGCCGGGGACGCTTTCGGGGACACCTCCTTCCTCACCAGCAAGGCCGGGGAGCCGGTGCCGGACGTGGGAGAGGAGCCGGGCGCCTCCAagcccagcctgctgtcccGCCGCTTCCGCAGCAGCAAGCGCTCGCAGTCGGTGACGCGCGGGGACCGGCGCGACATGCTGGGCTCGCTGCGGGACTCGGCGCTCTTCGTCAAGAACGCcgtgtccctgccccagctcaaCGAGAAGGACGTGGACAGGAGCGCGGGGCAGCTGCCCAAGAGCCTCTCTTCCAGCCCCGTGAAGAAGCTGCCTGAGGAGATGAGCCCCGAAGAGCAGCAGCGCCCGAacggggcggccgcggggccaCTGAGCCCCGGCTTGGACGAGCGCGACTTCGGGGACATCACGGACCTGCCCGTGGTGGTGGCCAAGAGCGGGGCAGGCTTGAAGCACGCCGAGTCCATCATGTCCTTCCACATCGACCTGGGGCCCTCCATGCTCGGAGACGTGCTGAGCATCATGGATAAGGATCAGTGGGAGCAGGACGAAGACCCCGATGTGGAGGAGAGCcgcgaggaggaggagggggagccCGCCCCGCCTGGTTCCCCACTGGTGGCCGTGGCGGCCCCGCCGAGCCAGAGCCCGGCCCACGGCGCCGGTGGCCGcagccccagggacagcagTCCGGCGTCCAGCTGCACCTCGGGGCCCGAGGAGCGCAGCCCCGTCCCCAGGCCACCGAGCCAGCGGGGGGGGCCCCTGAAACGCCCCGACAAGGAGTTCTCGTTTGCTGATGAAGACGATGACGAGATCCGGGTATAA